AGATACAGTATGAAAATATGGTATCCTGATGCCTCTTGACATTCTTTTTCCCCATAAGCAGACAGATTTTTGGCTTGATTGACATGACCACTTTCGTTAACGCTTTAAACATGTCTACTGGCCCTCCTCCTTGAGGACCTCGTCCACAGACTTGCCGCCAACGACTTCCTGGACCTTTTCGAGGACCTTGTTGCTGTGATTCGAAAAAAAAGTTGTCAGGAGCAGCTCTAGCAtaaaaaaaaggaa
This DNA window, taken from Cryptococcus gattii WM276 chromosome C, complete sequence, encodes the following:
- a CDS encoding uncharacterized protein (Similar to TIGR gene model, INSD accession AAW44498.1) produces the protein MGHAYERNYCEKQGIRHVPFVDFNKVLEKVQEVVGGKSVDEVLKEEGQ